A single Tenacibaculum sp. Bg11-29 DNA region contains:
- a CDS encoding GNAT family N-acetyltransferase, which yields MEIVIANKSHSIYAKIICDTIAESANVRGTGIAKRTPEYIITKIENGNAVIALENEKFAGFCYIESWGHGKFVANSGLIVHPNFRKQGLAKRIKATVFEHSRTKFPFAKVFSITTGLPVMKLNSDLGYKPVTFSELTNDQSFWKGCQTCQNYDVLQRTKQQMCLCTGMLYDPSIKEKNNTKIKIKEKVFQRLKRIKESLFLKKYKK from the coding sequence ATGGAAATTGTTATTGCTAATAAATCACATAGTATATACGCAAAAATTATCTGTGACACTATTGCAGAGTCTGCTAATGTTAGAGGTACAGGGATTGCTAAGCGTACACCTGAATATATCATAACTAAAATAGAAAATGGCAATGCTGTTATCGCTTTAGAGAATGAAAAATTCGCGGGGTTTTGCTATATCGAATCTTGGGGGCATGGAAAATTTGTTGCCAATTCAGGCTTAATTGTACATCCAAATTTCAGAAAACAAGGGCTGGCTAAAAGAATAAAAGCAACCGTTTTTGAACATTCGAGAACAAAATTTCCTTTTGCCAAAGTCTTTTCAATAACAACAGGTTTACCTGTAATGAAATTGAATAGCGATTTAGGATATAAACCAGTTACTTTTTCAGAATTAACAAATGATCAATCTTTTTGGAAAGGCTGTCAAACCTGTCAAAACTATGATGTTTTACAAAGAACAAAACAACAAATGTGTTTATGTACAGGAATGTTATACGATCCATCAATCAAAGAAAAAAACAACACTAAAATAAAAATTAAAGAGAAAGTTTTTCAAAGATTAAAGAGAATTAAAGAAAGCCTTTTCTTAAAAAAATATAAAAAATGA